From the Patescibacteria group bacterium genome, one window contains:
- a CDS encoding cysteine desulfurase, translating into MRKKLVYLDYAASTPVDQKVQRAMTPFLRSEFGNPSSVHQLGQRSRVAVETARERIATFLGCSANEVVFTSGATEANNLAIQGIVARESPLQRPHVVTSAIEHESVLAPIQALEKEGTIEATYVKVGKEGIVNPQDVEKAIQKNTILVSIQYANSEVGTIQPIPHIAKIIKKYKIQDTKYQILFHTDAVQAALYLDCSVEKLGVDMLTLSSHKIYGPKGVGVLYIRKGISIHPLFFGGGQEQDIRSGTENVGGIVGMGEAIREIQNPKSRVQNIRIRQLRDRLMKIIPQRISGAKLTGSLLQRLPNNVHVLIKGVEGKDVVLLLDQKGIAVSTGSACSERSQEPSHALLSMGYEQAEARSALRITLGKHTKKEEIEKTVKILEKTVEQLRAKK; encoded by the coding sequence ATGAGGAAAAAGCTCGTCTATCTAGATTACGCAGCTTCCACGCCTGTAGACCAAAAGGTGCAAAGAGCAATGACGCCTTTTTTACGTTCTGAGTTTGGCAATCCTTCTTCTGTACACCAGCTGGGACAACGCTCTAGAGTTGCAGTGGAGACCGCAAGAGAGCGGATTGCCACATTTCTTGGTTGTTCTGCAAACGAGGTTGTGTTTACCTCGGGGGCTACGGAGGCAAACAACCTTGCAATTCAAGGAATTGTTGCAAGGGAGTCTCCCTTGCAAAGACCACATGTTGTTACCTCGGCAATTGAGCATGAGTCAGTATTGGCCCCTATTCAAGCGTTAGAGAAAGAAGGCACGATTGAAGCCACCTACGTTAAGGTTGGCAAAGAGGGAATTGTAAACCCTCAAGACGTAGAAAAGGCAATACAAAAGAACACTATTCTCGTATCCATTCAATATGCAAATAGTGAGGTTGGTACCATCCAGCCCATACCTCACATTGCAAAGATAATCAAGAAATACAAAATACAAGATACAAAATACCAGATACTATTTCACACAGATGCCGTGCAGGCAGCGTTGTATCTTGACTGCAGCGTGGAGAAGCTCGGGGTTGATATGCTTACCTTAAGTTCTCATAAGATATACGGGCCAAAAGGAGTTGGTGTCTTATATATAAGGAAAGGGATTTCAATTCACCCCCTGTTCTTTGGTGGAGGGCAAGAACAAGACATTAGGTCCGGCACAGAGAATGTTGGAGGCATTGTTGGCATGGGAGAGGCGATACGAGAAATCCAAAATCCAAAATCCAGAGTCCAAAACATTAGGATACGGCAGTTAAGAGACAGACTCATGAAAATTATCCCACAAAGAATCTCTGGCGCAAAACTAACGGGTTCTTTATTGCAAAGGCTACCAAACAACGTGCATGTTTTAATTAAGGGAGTTGAAGGAAAGGATGTTGTTTTGCTGCTTGATCAAAAAGGGATTGCGGTTTCCACTGGTTCGGCATGCTCGGAAAGGTCTCAAGAACCCTCGCACGCGCTCTTGAGTATGGGGTATGAACAAGCAGAAGCCCGCTCTGCTTTGCGCATAACCTTGGGAAAGCATACAAAAAAAGAAGAGATAGAGAAAACCGTGAAGATTCTGGAAAAGACGGTTGAACAACTCAGGGCAAAGAAGTAA
- a CDS encoding trypsin-like peptidase domain-containing protein, which translates to MENTRRPQMNPLQKLIKKLGHRELISLLILVVAVSSLSGFAGGAVVGGVLYQQVASLLKQVEFELPDRIIQETVVEKEYIPQTSQEQKIIDVVKNVSPAVVSIIITKDVPVIEQFFVDPFGDFFGGHSPFEFQVPQFRQQGTEKREVGGGSGFIVSQDGFVITNKHVVLDEEADYTVFTTDGRSFPARVLAKDPLQDLAVLKIDQENIIDAQGNFTAKPFPAVVLGDSANLKIGQTVIAIGNALAEFRNTVSVGVISGLGRTITASGGNFVETIEDVIQTDAAINRGNSGGPLLNLAGQVIGINTATVLDAQNIGFAIPVNRATRDIEQVRTLGKIVYPFLGVRYVVITEAIARKENLPVTHGAWIRPGPSGEAAVTPGSAAEEAGILSQDILLEMNGERITQENSLAKIIQQYNPGDQVVLKVLRSGQERILNATLGERSE; encoded by the coding sequence ATGGAGAACACTAGAAGGCCTCAGATGAATCCACTGCAAAAACTCATAAAGAAACTAGGGCACCGTGAGCTGATTTCTCTTTTGATTTTGGTGGTTGCGGTTTCCTCGTTGTCTGGTTTTGCGGGAGGAGCTGTAGTTGGGGGAGTTTTATATCAACAGGTTGCCTCTTTGCTTAAACAGGTTGAATTTGAGTTGCCAGACCGCATCATACAAGAGACGGTGGTAGAAAAAGAGTATATCCCCCAGACTTCGCAAGAGCAAAAAATTATTGACGTGGTAAAGAATGTTTCTCCTGCCGTGGTAAGCATCATTATTACCAAGGATGTTCCGGTCATTGAACAGTTCTTTGTTGACCCTTTTGGAGATTTCTTTGGGGGGCACAGCCCATTTGAGTTTCAGGTTCCGCAATTCCGCCAGCAGGGAACTGAAAAACGCGAGGTGGGAGGAGGATCGGGATTTATTGTTTCGCAGGATGGGTTCGTCATTACCAACAAGCACGTGGTGTTAGATGAGGAGGCAGATTACACGGTTTTTACAACAGATGGACGCTCTTTTCCTGCTCGCGTTCTGGCAAAAGATCCTTTGCAGGACCTTGCGGTCTTGAAAATTGACCAAGAAAACATTATTGACGCTCAGGGCAACTTTACCGCAAAGCCTTTTCCTGCGGTAGTCTTGGGAGATTCTGCAAACCTTAAAATAGGCCAGACCGTCATTGCCATTGGAAACGCATTAGCTGAGTTTCGCAACACGGTTTCCGTAGGAGTTATTTCTGGGCTTGGGCGCACCATTACAGCTTCCGGGGGAAACTTTGTTGAAACCATAGAGGATGTCATACAAACCGATGCCGCCATTAACCGGGGCAACTCAGGAGGCCCCTTGCTTAACCTGGCAGGTCAAGTTATTGGTATTAACACCGCAACCGTGCTAGACGCGCAAAACATCGGTTTTGCAATTCCTGTAAACAGGGCAACGCGTGATATTGAGCAGGTAAGGACACTTGGCAAAATAGTGTACCCCTTTTTGGGAGTACGCTATGTTGTAATAACAGAGGCAATAGCGCGCAAAGAAAATCTGCCGGTCACGCACGGGGCATGGATTAGGCCCGGCCCCAGTGGGGAAGCTGCTGTTACCCCAGGGTCAGCTGCAGAGGAGGCAGGGATTCTTTCTCAAGACATTCTCTTGGAAATGAACGGGGAGCGCATCACGCAAGAGAATTCTTTGGCAAAGATTATCCAGCAGTACAACCCCGGAGACCAGGTTGTGCTTAAGGTGCTGCGCTCGGGGCAAGAACGCATTCTCAATGCCACCTTGGGCGAACGCTCAGAATAG
- a CDS encoding serine protease, with protein MPKRILLLLLLFLAGAVGGLWSQAFLLPSLAANPAFQNWQFLKDWNARTQVIAPVEQIFVRENEAVQRTIQQIKGTVVALKSAGARQGSGLVYTSDGLIVTLSSLVPDGWKVTVYPEGQDSLPAKILKRDVASNLVLLKIEDAGLKTAGFVKNGGVELGERVVLLAKIVEADESTLTVNVGVVKKIEEDSLVTSIVEQENVDGAPLFNVEGRVVGLADADLQGNIFVIPSLVLREFLGL; from the coding sequence ATGCCAAAGCGTATTCTTTTACTCTTGCTTCTGTTTTTGGCGGGAGCCGTTGGAGGACTCTGGTCCCAGGCCTTTTTGTTGCCCTCATTGGCAGCAAACCCTGCTTTTCAGAATTGGCAGTTTCTCAAAGACTGGAACGCAAGAACCCAGGTAATAGCCCCGGTAGAGCAGATTTTTGTGCGTGAGAACGAGGCAGTACAGCGAACCATTCAACAGATAAAAGGTACTGTGGTTGCCTTAAAGAGTGCCGGCGCCAGACAGGGCTCAGGTCTTGTGTATACCTCAGACGGTTTAATTGTTACCCTCTCTTCTTTAGTTCCGGATGGTTGGAAGGTTACGGTGTATCCTGAAGGGCAAGATTCCTTGCCAGCAAAGATTCTTAAGCGAGACGTTGCAAGCAACCTTGTGTTATTGAAAATAGAAGATGCAGGGCTTAAAACAGCTGGCTTTGTTAAAAATGGGGGAGTTGAGCTTGGAGAACGAGTGGTGTTGTTGGCAAAGATTGTTGAGGCGGACGAGAGTACTTTGACTGTGAACGTAGGGGTTGTAAAGAAAATAGAAGAGGATTCTTTGGTAACTTCAATTGTAGAACAGGAGAATGTTGACGGAGCCCCTTTGTTTAACGTAGAAGGCAGGGTAGTAGGGCTTGCAGATGCCGACCTTCAGGGCAATATCTTTGTCATTCCATCCTTAGTTTTAAGGGAATTCCTCGGCCTCTAA
- a CDS encoding AAA family ATPase yields MNSGNFTHKAQEALFQAQNLAQERSQQQVDALHLLFSLLSQDESVVLTLLQKIGADVDGLKRKAETALERLPVVTTVNPLGQFYLTQDLAKVLERARQDASKMGDEYVSVEHLFLALLDTDSKAKETLERTSFLKPSIGGPETVEFGRLNYETALKILAQIRGGVRITDPTPESKYQVIEKYARNLTRLARQGKLDPVIGREQEIRRLMQVLSRRTKNNPVLIGEAGVGKTAVVEGLAQKIVRGDIPESLKEREIIALDIGALVAGTKYRGEFEDRIKALLKEIERAAGKYLLFIDELHTLVGAGAAEGAIDASNLLKPALARGELRAIGATTLKEYQRYIEKDPALERRFQPILVVEPNIEDAISILRGIKEKYELHHGVKIKDSALVSAANLAARYISDRFLPDKAVDLMDEAMSSLRLEMESEPAELDSLKRQIQKLEIEQEAFKAEGVQEKKVKANARALADFKEKAKAIESKWRSEKEVIDAIKDIKKDLEDARFRVEREQTAGNSQKAAEIKYATIPDLMKRLSGEEKKLARFQKTNPLLKEEVVEEDVARVVSSWTGIPVMRLMEEEAKKLEKMENVLKRRIIGQEEAVVAISNAIRRNRAGLSEENRPLGSFLFLGPTGVGKTETAKALAEFLFNDENALVRLDMSEYMERHTTSRMIGSPPGYVGYEEGGQLTEKIRRRPYSVILFDEIEKAHPEVFNVLLQIMEDGRLTDAKGRTASFKNAIIIMTSNVGSQHIAEMSPLGFMGDNLQEKKSAVKDKVMEALKEEFRPEFLNRIDEIIIFNYLTKPEIKKIVELELTKVASRISLKGITMDVTEKAKELLAELGFNPSLGARPLKRIIQRKVLDPLSLRIVAGEIQPGSRVRVDAENKEIVLLSSMDSLKTSPKGKFAKTAR; encoded by the coding sequence ATGAACTCAGGCAATTTTACCCATAAGGCGCAAGAAGCCTTGTTTCAAGCGCAAAATCTCGCCCAAGAGCGCAGCCAACAGCAGGTTGATGCTTTGCATTTGCTGTTTTCTCTGCTTTCGCAAGATGAAAGCGTGGTGTTAACACTGCTGCAAAAGATTGGGGCAGATGTTGACGGTTTAAAACGCAAGGCAGAAACGGCCTTAGAACGGCTCCCTGTGGTAACAACCGTAAACCCCCTTGGCCAGTTTTACCTTACCCAGGATTTAGCAAAGGTGCTGGAACGGGCTCGCCAAGATGCCTCAAAGATGGGAGACGAGTATGTTTCTGTAGAACATTTGTTTTTGGCATTGCTAGACACGGATTCAAAAGCAAAAGAAACCTTGGAGCGCACCAGCTTTCTCAAACCCAGTATTGGAGGACCAGAAACAGTAGAGTTTGGCCGCTTAAATTATGAAACGGCCTTAAAGATTTTAGCCCAGATTCGGGGGGGAGTTCGCATTACAGACCCTACTCCAGAGAGCAAGTACCAGGTGATAGAAAAGTATGCCAGAAACCTCACTCGTTTAGCCCGTCAGGGCAAACTTGATCCTGTTATTGGCAGGGAACAGGAAATCCGAAGATTAATGCAAGTGTTGTCACGCAGAACAAAGAACAACCCAGTGCTCATTGGAGAGGCTGGCGTTGGGAAAACAGCCGTTGTGGAAGGCCTGGCGCAAAAGATTGTAAGAGGGGACATTCCAGAATCGCTGAAAGAAAGGGAAATCATCGCCTTGGATATTGGGGCTTTGGTGGCAGGAACCAAGTACCGGGGCGAGTTTGAAGACCGAATTAAAGCTTTGTTAAAAGAAATTGAGAGAGCAGCGGGGAAATATCTTTTGTTTATTGATGAGCTTCACACCTTGGTGGGAGCTGGGGCAGCCGAGGGAGCAATTGATGCTTCCAACCTGTTAAAGCCGGCTTTGGCACGGGGAGAATTGAGGGCAATTGGAGCCACCACGTTAAAAGAATATCAAAGATACATTGAAAAAGACCCTGCTTTAGAACGAAGGTTTCAGCCTATCTTGGTGGTAGAACCCAACATTGAAGATGCCATTTCAATCTTGCGGGGCATTAAAGAAAAGTATGAGCTGCACCACGGGGTGAAGATTAAGGATTCGGCCTTGGTGTCTGCTGCAAACCTGGCAGCCAGATACATTTCAGACAGGTTCTTACCAGACAAGGCAGTGGACTTAATGGATGAGGCAATGAGCTCTTTGCGTTTGGAAATGGAATCTGAGCCCGCAGAGCTTGATTCTTTAAAACGGCAGATTCAAAAACTTGAGATTGAACAGGAAGCATTTAAGGCAGAGGGAGTCCAAGAAAAAAAGGTAAAGGCCAATGCCAGGGCCTTGGCTGATTTTAAGGAAAAGGCAAAGGCAATTGAGTCAAAGTGGAGGTCAGAAAAAGAGGTTATCGACGCCATAAAAGACATTAAAAAGGACTTGGAAGATGCAAGGTTTAGGGTAGAAAGGGAACAGACAGCAGGAAACTCACAAAAGGCAGCTGAGATAAAGTATGCAACAATCCCGGATTTGATGAAGCGCCTTAGCGGAGAAGAAAAAAAGCTGGCACGGTTTCAAAAGACCAACCCCCTGCTCAAAGAAGAGGTGGTGGAAGAAGACGTTGCCAGGGTGGTTTCAAGTTGGACCGGCATTCCCGTTATGCGTTTGATGGAAGAGGAGGCAAAGAAACTGGAAAAGATGGAAAACGTGTTAAAGCGCAGAATTATCGGGCAAGAAGAGGCGGTTGTCGCCATTTCAAATGCGATTAGAAGAAACAGGGCAGGATTATCTGAAGAAAACAGACCCTTGGGTTCTTTCCTGTTTTTGGGTCCTACGGGAGTAGGCAAGACCGAGACCGCAAAGGCATTGGCTGAGTTTTTGTTTAATGATGAGAATGCTTTGGTTCGTCTGGATATGTCAGAGTACATGGAGCGCCACACCACCTCACGCATGATTGGTTCTCCTCCGGGGTATGTGGGATATGAGGAAGGAGGTCAGTTAACTGAGAAAATCAGAAGACGACCTTACAGCGTCATCTTGTTTGACGAGATTGAGAAGGCTCATCCCGAGGTATTCAACGTGCTCCTGCAGATAATGGAAGATGGCCGTCTCACCGATGCCAAAGGCAGGACTGCCTCTTTCAAAAACGCTATTATTATTATGACCTCAAACGTTGGCTCCCAGCACATAGCTGAAATGTCTCCCCTGGGCTTTATGGGAGACAACCTTCAAGAAAAAAAGAGCGCAGTTAAAGACAAGGTTATGGAAGCCCTCAAAGAAGAGTTTCGGCCCGAGTTTTTGAACCGCATTGACGAGATTATCATCTTTAACTACTTAACAAAGCCAGAAATCAAAAAGATTGTGGAGTTGGAATTAACTAAAGTTGCCTCGCGCATCTCTCTTAAAGGAATTACAATGGATGTCACAGAAAAGGCAAAAGAACTTTTGGCAGAGCTGGGGTTTAACCCTTCTTTGGGCGCCCGGCCTTTAAAGAGAATCATTCAGCGTAAGGTGTTGGATCCTCTATCTTTAAGAATTGTGGCAGGAGAGATACAGCCAGGGAGCAGAGTTCGGGTGGATGCAGAAAACAAAGAGATTGTATTGCTTTCGTCTATGGATTCTTTAAAAACCTCTCCAAAGGGAAAGTTCGCAAAAACAGCACGGTAA